The following proteins are encoded in a genomic region of Arthrobacter jiangjiafuii:
- the leuS gene encoding leucine--tRNA ligase, which translates to MSTQSQTDESEEAVYSFADIEQKWPAVWDELGVFKPADDGSKERRYVLDMFPYPSGDLHMGHAEAFAMGDVVARYWRQLGYDVLHPIGWDSFGLPAENAAIKNNAHPSDWTYRNIDTQAASFKRYAISVDWSRRIQTSDPEYYRWTQWLFKRFYERNLAYRKNSPVNWCPKDQTVLANEQVVNGACERCGTQVTKKSLNQWYFKITDYADRLLDDMDQLKGHWPERVLAMQKNWIGRSEGAHVRFNIEADGDKPAEQVTVFTTRPDTLYGATFFVVAADAPLAVELTTDEHMDALLDYREQVKALSDIERQSTERVKTGVFTGRYAVNPLNGEKLPVWAADYVLADYGTGAIMAVPAHDQRDLDFAKTFDLPVRPVLDTGEEDPSVSGTATTGEGTLINSGKLDGLPKSEAIPAAIAMLEEQGTGEKFVNFRLRDWLLSRQRFWGTPIPIIHCENCGEVPVPDDQLPVTLPTGLRGEALAPKGTSPLASVEDWVNVPCPSCDGPAKRDTDTMDTFVDSSWYFMRFVSPHYTDGPFDPEAAKNWMPVGQYVGGVEHAILHLLYARFFTKVVHDMGLLETSEPFSSLLNQGQVLNGGKAMSKSLGNGVDLGQQLDKFGVDAVRLTMIFASPPEDDVDWADVSPSGSAKFLARAWRLGQGVTSEPGVGFAGGDKKLRALTHRTIADATDLLENNKFNVVVAKTMELVNATRKAIDSGVGGADPAVREAAETVAIILSLFAPYTAEDLWSLLGRPASVANAGWPAVDEALLVQDTVTAVVQVQGKVRDRLEVPADISEEDLRELALASDAVQKTLDGRGIRTVIVRAPKLVNVVPA; encoded by the coding sequence GTGAGTACGCAGTCACAGACGGATGAGTCTGAAGAGGCCGTCTACAGTTTTGCGGACATCGAGCAGAAGTGGCCGGCGGTCTGGGATGAGCTCGGCGTGTTCAAGCCCGCCGACGACGGTTCCAAGGAACGCCGCTACGTGCTGGACATGTTCCCGTACCCCTCCGGCGACCTGCACATGGGCCACGCCGAGGCGTTCGCCATGGGCGACGTCGTCGCGCGCTACTGGCGCCAGCTGGGCTATGACGTGCTGCACCCGATCGGCTGGGACTCCTTCGGCCTGCCGGCGGAGAACGCCGCGATCAAGAACAACGCCCACCCCAGCGACTGGACGTACCGCAACATCGACACCCAGGCGGCGTCGTTCAAGCGCTACGCCATCAGTGTTGACTGGTCCCGCCGGATCCAGACCTCGGATCCCGAGTACTACCGCTGGACCCAGTGGCTCTTCAAGCGCTTCTACGAGCGGAACCTGGCCTACCGGAAGAATTCCCCAGTCAACTGGTGCCCGAAGGACCAGACCGTGCTGGCGAACGAGCAGGTCGTCAACGGCGCCTGCGAACGCTGCGGCACCCAGGTCACCAAGAAGTCCCTGAACCAGTGGTACTTCAAGATCACCGATTACGCCGACCGGCTGCTCGATGACATGGACCAGCTCAAGGGCCACTGGCCCGAGCGTGTGCTGGCCATGCAGAAGAACTGGATCGGCCGCTCCGAAGGCGCGCACGTCCGGTTCAACATCGAAGCCGACGGCGACAAGCCGGCCGAGCAGGTCACGGTCTTCACCACCCGCCCGGACACCCTGTACGGGGCAACGTTCTTCGTCGTTGCAGCCGACGCCCCGCTGGCCGTCGAGCTGACCACCGACGAGCACATGGACGCCCTGCTGGATTACCGCGAGCAGGTCAAGGCACTCTCGGACATTGAGCGGCAGTCCACCGAACGCGTCAAGACCGGCGTGTTCACGGGCCGCTACGCCGTGAACCCGCTCAACGGCGAGAAGCTGCCCGTCTGGGCCGCCGACTACGTGCTGGCCGACTACGGCACCGGCGCGATCATGGCCGTGCCCGCGCATGACCAGCGCGACCTGGACTTCGCCAAGACCTTCGACCTGCCGGTGCGCCCGGTCCTGGACACCGGTGAAGAGGATCCGTCCGTCTCCGGCACCGCCACCACCGGCGAGGGCACGCTGATCAATTCCGGCAAGCTGGACGGACTGCCGAAGTCCGAAGCGATCCCGGCCGCCATCGCCATGCTCGAAGAACAGGGCACCGGCGAGAAGTTCGTGAACTTCCGGCTGCGCGACTGGCTGCTCTCCCGCCAGCGGTTCTGGGGCACCCCGATCCCGATCATCCACTGCGAAAACTGCGGCGAGGTTCCGGTTCCCGATGACCAGCTGCCGGTTACGCTGCCCACCGGGCTGCGCGGCGAGGCACTGGCCCCCAAGGGCACCTCGCCGCTGGCCTCGGTCGAGGACTGGGTCAACGTCCCGTGCCCGTCCTGCGACGGTCCGGCCAAGCGCGACACCGACACCATGGACACCTTCGTGGATTCGTCCTGGTATTTCATGCGCTTTGTCTCTCCGCATTACACCGACGGACCGTTCGATCCCGAAGCTGCCAAGAACTGGATGCCGGTGGGCCAGTACGTGGGGGGCGTCGAGCACGCCATCCTGCACCTGCTCTACGCGCGCTTCTTCACCAAGGTCGTCCATGACATGGGCCTGCTGGAAACCAGTGAGCCGTTCAGCTCGCTGCTGAACCAGGGCCAGGTCCTCAATGGCGGCAAGGCCATGTCCAAGTCCCTCGGCAACGGTGTGGACCTGGGCCAGCAGCTGGACAAGTTCGGCGTGGACGCCGTGCGCCTGACCATGATCTTCGCCTCCCCGCCGGAGGACGACGTCGACTGGGCGGACGTTTCGCCGTCGGGCTCGGCCAAGTTCCTGGCCCGCGCCTGGCGCCTGGGCCAAGGTGTCACCAGCGAACCCGGCGTCGGCTTCGCCGGAGGCGACAAGAAGCTGCGCGCCCTGACGCACCGCACCATTGCCGATGCCACCGATCTGCTGGAGAACAACAAGTTCAACGTTGTGGTGGCCAAGACCATGGAACTGGTCAACGCCACCCGCAAGGCGATCGACTCCGGTGTCGGCGGCGCGGACCCCGCAGTCCGTGAAGCCGCCGAGACCGTGGCCATCATCCTGAGCCTGTTCGCCCCGTACACCGCCGAGGACCTGTGGTCCCTGCTGGGCCGCCCGGCCTCGGTGGCCAACGCCGGCTGGCCGGCCGTCGACGAGGCACTGCTGGTTCAGGACACGGTCACCGCCGTCGTCCAGGTCCAGGGCAAGGTCCGTGACCGGCTCGAGGTCCCGGCCGATATCAGCGAAGAGGACCTGCGCGAACTGGCGCTGGCCTCGGATGCTGTGCAGAAGACGCTCGACGGGCGAGGCATCCGCACGGTGATCGTGCGGGCGCCCAAGCTCGTGAACGTCGTTCCCGCGTAG
- a CDS encoding ComEA family DNA-binding protein, whose translation MAEHRWDTEPSAADDPGTRLPIRRRWQLSFRAAVLAVSLLLGTAAAFAVFRGGDDIEVSSVELDPPQAGDAPSTGGGHGGSPVPGDAAGEAGGTPTGSAAGNNSSSGNETPAAVPAVLVVHIAGAVMHPGVVRVPAGSRTVDAVDAAGGAAPDADLAAVNLAAALQDGAMVLVPRIGDPPRPVSAAQPPDGSLGSGTGTGTGTEAGTGAGSTAGALINLNTASVQELDTLPRVGPVIAERIVAWRQAHGAFSRPEDLDAVPGIGETMLAALLPLITV comes from the coding sequence ATGGCAGAGCACCGCTGGGACACCGAGCCCTCCGCAGCCGACGATCCAGGCACCCGACTTCCGATCCGCCGGCGGTGGCAGTTGTCATTCCGGGCGGCCGTCCTGGCGGTGTCCCTGTTGCTCGGTACGGCTGCGGCCTTTGCCGTGTTCCGCGGAGGGGACGATATCGAGGTCAGCAGCGTGGAATTGGATCCGCCGCAGGCCGGGGACGCCCCGTCCACGGGAGGGGGCCACGGTGGGTCTCCGGTCCCTGGCGATGCCGCCGGCGAAGCCGGTGGGACCCCGACCGGGTCTGCTGCCGGCAACAACTCTTCTTCCGGCAATGAAACGCCTGCAGCCGTGCCTGCCGTCCTGGTCGTCCACATAGCCGGTGCCGTGATGCACCCGGGCGTCGTCCGCGTTCCCGCCGGCAGCCGCACTGTTGATGCAGTCGATGCCGCCGGCGGTGCGGCGCCTGACGCTGACCTGGCCGCCGTGAACCTGGCGGCTGCCCTGCAGGACGGGGCAATGGTGCTGGTGCCCCGTATCGGCGATCCGCCGCGTCCCGTATCGGCTGCCCAGCCGCCCGACGGCAGCCTGGGCAGTGGAACAGGAACCGGAACCGGCACGGAAGCCGGCACTGGCGCGGGGTCGACCGCAGGCGCCTTGATCAACCTCAACACCGCCTCGGTCCAGGAGCTGGACACCCTGCCGCGGGTGGGCCCTGTGATCGCCGAGCGGATTGTGGCTTGGCGGCAGGCGCACGGGGCATTTTCGCGGCCGGAAGATCTCGACGCCGTTCCTGGTATCGGGGAGACCATGCTGGCGGCACTTCTTCCGCTGATCACGGTTTAG
- a CDS encoding DegV family protein, protein MNVDWRQKLAARAKRGRGRNPGAASAPRVGVVTDSTAALPDGWAESAAVTDLVRVVPMPVMIGDQIYGEGTDRMIGALALALAQGSEVRTSRPSPGKFEAAYAELAAAGCSAIISLHLSAHLSGTVDSARLAARTAPVPVTVIDTASVAMGLGFAVAAAAEEARDGGSATSVEAAARAATASSTLLFYVPSLEQLRRGGRIGAAAGWLGTLFAVKPILVVREGKVVPLERVRSAPRALARLTELVQQEIAARSGRVRVAVHHFGNEAEAERLAGAIAGDAPDAELMICSLPAVLAAHAGLGVLAVAVVGTVTDPAALPAGPVPPDAAGTSSGTTTGTPPVTQPETRA, encoded by the coding sequence ATGAATGTGGATTGGCGCCAGAAGCTTGCTGCGCGGGCGAAGCGGGGGCGGGGCCGGAATCCCGGCGCTGCCTCCGCCCCGCGGGTCGGCGTGGTCACCGATTCCACTGCCGCGCTTCCGGACGGTTGGGCTGAATCAGCCGCCGTCACGGATCTGGTGCGGGTAGTTCCGATGCCGGTCATGATCGGCGACCAGATTTACGGCGAGGGCACCGACCGCATGATCGGTGCCCTCGCTTTGGCGTTGGCGCAGGGCTCCGAGGTGCGTACTTCCCGGCCTTCCCCGGGGAAGTTCGAGGCAGCCTACGCCGAGCTGGCTGCGGCCGGCTGCTCTGCCATCATTTCCCTGCACCTGTCTGCCCATCTGTCTGGAACCGTTGATTCTGCCCGGCTTGCTGCCCGTACGGCGCCGGTGCCCGTGACTGTCATAGATACCGCTTCGGTGGCCATGGGCCTGGGGTTTGCCGTGGCGGCGGCTGCCGAAGAAGCGCGCGACGGCGGCTCGGCCACGTCCGTGGAGGCGGCGGCCCGCGCTGCCACAGCTTCCAGCACGCTCCTCTTTTATGTGCCGAGCCTGGAGCAGCTGCGCCGCGGCGGCCGGATCGGTGCAGCTGCGGGCTGGCTCGGTACCCTGTTTGCGGTCAAGCCGATCCTGGTGGTGCGCGAGGGCAAGGTGGTTCCGCTGGAGCGGGTGCGTTCGGCGCCCCGCGCCCTGGCCCGGCTCACCGAACTCGTGCAGCAGGAAATTGCGGCACGGTCCGGCCGGGTACGTGTGGCTGTGCACCACTTCGGGAATGAAGCCGAGGCCGAACGGCTGGCCGGTGCCATTGCCGGTGACGCTCCCGACGCTGAGCTGATGATCTGCTCGCTGCCGGCTGTCCTGGCCGCCCATGCCGGGCTTGGCGTGCTCGCCGTGGCCGTGGTGGGAACGGTTACGGATCCTGCCGCCTTGCCTGCGGGACCGGTACCTCCGGATGCTGCCGGAACATCATCGGGAACCACTACTGGAACACCGCCGGTAACACAGCCCGAGACCCGGGCCTGA